The Canis lupus familiaris isolate Mischka breed German Shepherd chromosome 27, alternate assembly UU_Cfam_GSD_1.0, whole genome shotgun sequence genome window below encodes:
- the LOC111092897 gene encoding uncharacterized protein LOC111092897 isoform X4: MGAEEAASETGTWQALPPRMDLSSGPQVFPKHRSFRHSFPLQRDSLLPSLSENGSHSSPHHGAEGPGPPGRSQEPQATELPWSLVQQTLPSLDSGGTENAMLAQLPGPQASEETSLSPDHPTRLLTDPARLDSIHWNQDISLSVLRISRHLRIQKHLSLAPEKSHAGAQNPQGPSEG, translated from the exons CTCCCACCCCGGATGGATCTCTCCTCCGGCCCCCAGGTTTTCCCCAAGCACAGAAGCTTCAGACACTCCTTTCCTCTCCAGAG GGATTCCCTCCTTCCGTCCCTCTCCGAGAACGGCTCCCACTCATCACCCCACCACGGGGCAGAGGGACCGGGACCCCCAGGCCGAAGCCAGGAGCCACAGGCCACTGAACTCCCCTGGTCCTTGGTGCAGCAAACTCTTCCCAGTCTTGATTCCGGTGGCACTGAGAACGCGATGTTGGCACAGTTGCCCGGA CCACAGGCCAGCGAGGAGACCTCACTGAGCCCAGACCACCCGACCAGGCTGCTTACAGACCCAGCAAGGCTGGACTCTATTCATTGGAACCAGGACATCAGCCTCAGTGTTCTTAGAATTTCCAGGCATTTGAGAATCCAGAAACACCTGAGTCTGGCCCCAGAGAAATCACATGCAGGCGCGCAAAACCCCCAGGGACCTTCAGAGGGCTGA